From Hermetia illucens chromosome 6, iHerIll2.2.curated.20191125, whole genome shotgun sequence, one genomic window encodes:
- the LOC119658697 gene encoding rhodopsin-like: protein MALHQINQPTYQAYGAGNMTVVDMITPDMQHLVDPYWSQFPPMNPLWHGILGFFMAVTGLTSVCGNFVVIYIFSTTKSLRTPSNLFVVNLAIADFGMMAYMAPATIINCYYETWVMGPFMCEIYAFIGSLFGCVSIWTMTMIAFDRYNVIVKGIAGKPLTNGGALMRVLGIWLFCGFWAVAPMLGWNRYVPEGNMTACGTDYINTDWVSRSYILAYATFVYYTPLFLIIYSYYFIIKAVSEHEKAMREQAKKMNVASLRSAEDASKSAEAKLAKVALITISLWFMAWTPYLVINFSGIFQTMKLSPLSTIWGSVFAKCNAIYNPIVYGISHPKYRAALFQKFPCLECGSEAPAAAAAPKDDTSQNTTAA from the coding sequence ATGGCATTACACCAAATAAATCAACCAACTTACCAGGCCTATGGAGCCGGCAACATGACTGTGGTGGACATGATCACTCCTGACATGCAGCACTTGGTTGATCCATATTGGAGTCAGTTCCCCCCAATGAATCCACTTTGGCATGGAATTCTTGGCTTTTTCATGGCAGTCACCGGTCTTACTTCGGTCTGCGGCAACTTTGtagttatttatattttctcgACAACGAAATCTCTCAGGACCCCATCAAATCTGTTCGTGGTGAATCTAGCAATTGCTGACTTCGGAATGATGGCCTACATGGCTCCAGCTACGATCATCAATTGTTACTATGAGACATGGGTTATGGGCCCATTCATGTGTGAGATCTACGCATTCATTGGATCCTTGTTCGGATGTGTATCAATTTGGACCATGACAATGATCGCCTTTGATCGATACAATGTCATCGTAAAGGGTATTGCTGGAAAGCCACTAACTAATGGAGGAGCGCTGATGAGGGTCTTGGGTATTTGGCTATTCTGCGGTTTCTGGGCAGTTGCTCCAATGCTTGGTTGGAACCGATATGTACCAGAAGGCAACATGACTGCATGCGGAACTGACTACATCAACACCGACTGGGTCAGCAGGTCATACATCCTCGCGTATGCAACCTTCGTCTACTACACACCACTCTTCTTGATCATCTACTCTTACTATTTCATCATCAAAGCTGTATCTGAGCACGAGAAGGCCATGCGAGAGCAAGCCAAGAAAATGAACGTTGCATCCCTTCGATCTGCTGAAGATGCCAGCAAGAGTGCTGAAGCCAAATTGGCAAAAGTCGCTTTGATCACCATTTCACTATGGTTCATGGCTTGGACTCCCTATCTAGTCATCAACTTCTCCGGCATCTTCCAAACAATGAAGCTTTCTCCATTGAGCACCATCTGGGGATCGGTATTCGCCAAGTGCAACGCTATCTACAATCCAATTGTGTATGGTATCAGCCATCCGAAGTACCGAGCTGCATTGTTCCAGAAATTCCCATGCTTAGAGTGCGGAAGTGAAGCTccagctgctgctgctgctccaAAGGATGACACATCCCAGAACACAACAGCTGCCTAA